The Manihot esculenta cultivar AM560-2 chromosome 1, M.esculenta_v8, whole genome shotgun sequence genome has a window encoding:
- the LOC110607713 gene encoding putative receptor-like protein kinase At4g00960 isoform X2 translates to MGLLSNLCSCLERRLKSVRATASDCADDDFETYDLFFDLRTLQIATNFFSDLNLLGHGGFGSVYRGLTPNGQEVAVKKLSLNSRQGLREFTNEVKLLLKIQHKNLVTLLGCCIEGPEKMLVYEYLPNKSLDYFLFDKRKSSSLDWTTRFRIVTGVARGLLYLHEEAPERIIHRDIKASNILLDEHLNPKISDFGLARLFPGEDTHLNTFRISGTHGYMAPEYALHGYLSVKCDVFSYGVLVLEIVSGRKNHDSSLGIEKADILSYTWMLYQGGKTLDLVDPTLGKCNHDEAAMCIQLGLLCCQQSVSDRPDMNSVHLMLLSDSFTLPRPGKPGIQGRRGHWTTTSSSAFTDTNNNNDTAFTNTNTKTKTDPSSASAGIARVSGGNSFVEECSRNSMSISSIDEGR, encoded by the exons ATGGGCCTTCTTTCCAATCTCTGCTCTTGCCTCGAGAGAAGACTCAAATCCGTCCGAGCTACTGCTTCTGACTGCGCCGATGACGACTTTGAAACTTATGACCTCTTCTTTGATCTCCGAACGCTTCAAATCGCTACCAATTTCTTCTCCGACTTGAATCTGCTTGGTCATGGTGGATTCGGTTCCGTCTACAGA GGATTGACACCAAATGGTCAAGAAGTTGCTGTGAAGAAGCTCTCATTAAATTCAAGGCAGGGTCTGAGAGAATTCACTAATGAGGTGAAATTGTTGTTAAAAATCCAGCACAAGAACTTGGTCACTTTGTTGGGATGTTGTATAGAGGGACCCGAGAAAATGCTTGTTTATGAATATCTGCCAAACAAAAGCCTTGATTATTTTCTGTTCG ATAAACGGAAATCTTCATCCCTTGATTGGACAACTAGGTTTAGAATAGTTACAGGAGTGGCAAGGGGTCTTCTCTACCTGCACGAAGAAGCCCCTGAAAGGATCATTCATAGAGACATCAAAGCTAGTAATATTTTGTTGGATGAACATTTGAATCCAAAGATTTCAGATTTTGGCTTGGCAAGGCTTTTTCCCGGTGAAGACACCCATTTGAACACATTTAGGATTTCTGGTACTCA TGGTTATATGGCCCCCGAATACGCATTGCATGGATATTTGTCTGTGAAGTGTGATGTTTTTAGCTATGGAGTTTTGGTGTTGGAGATTGTAAGTGGAAGAAAAAATCATGACAGCAGCCTTGGTATTGAAAAGGCAGACATCTTGAGCTAT ACATGGATGCTCTATCAAGGAGGAAAGACATTAGATTTAGTTGACCCAACTCTTGGTAAGTGCAATCATGACGAAGCAGCAATGTGCATTCAACTAGGATTGTTATGCTGTCAACAAAGCGTATCAGATAGGCCAGATATGAACTCAGTTCATCTCATGCTTTTGAGTGATTCCTTTACTTTGCCTAGACCTGGTAAGCCTGGGATCCAAGGCCGTCGAGGTCATTGGACAACTACGAGCTCTTCTGCTTTCACtgatactaataataataacgaTACTGCTTTCACTAATACTAATACTAAGACCAAGACCGATCCTAGCAGTGCAAGCGCAGGCATTGCCAGAGTTTCTGGAGGGAATAGTTTTGTTGAGGAATGTTCTAGAAATTCAATGTCCATTTCTTCCATTGATGAAGGTAGGTAA
- the LOC110607713 gene encoding putative receptor-like protein kinase At4g00960 isoform X1, giving the protein MGLLSNLCSCLERRLKSVRATASDCADDDFETYDLFFDLRTLQIATNFFSDLNLLGHGGFGSVYRGLTPNGQEVAVKKLSLNSRQGLREFTNEVKLLLKIQHKNLVTLLGCCIEGPEKMLVYEYLPNKSLDYFLFDKRKSSSLDWTTRFRIVTGVARGLLYLHEEAPERIIHRDIKASNILLDEHLNPKISDFGLARLFPGEDTHLNTFRISGTHGYMAPEYALHGYLSVKCDVFSYGVLVLEIVSGRKNHDSSLGIEKADILSYTWMLYQGGKTLDLVDPTLGKCNHDEAAMCIQLGLLCCQQSVSDRPDMNSVHLMLLSDSFTLPRPGKPGIQGRRGHWTTTSSSAFTDTNNNNDTAFTNTNTKTKTDPSSASAGIARVSGGNSFVEECSRNSMSISSIDEVASTIG; this is encoded by the exons ATGGGCCTTCTTTCCAATCTCTGCTCTTGCCTCGAGAGAAGACTCAAATCCGTCCGAGCTACTGCTTCTGACTGCGCCGATGACGACTTTGAAACTTATGACCTCTTCTTTGATCTCCGAACGCTTCAAATCGCTACCAATTTCTTCTCCGACTTGAATCTGCTTGGTCATGGTGGATTCGGTTCCGTCTACAGA GGATTGACACCAAATGGTCAAGAAGTTGCTGTGAAGAAGCTCTCATTAAATTCAAGGCAGGGTCTGAGAGAATTCACTAATGAGGTGAAATTGTTGTTAAAAATCCAGCACAAGAACTTGGTCACTTTGTTGGGATGTTGTATAGAGGGACCCGAGAAAATGCTTGTTTATGAATATCTGCCAAACAAAAGCCTTGATTATTTTCTGTTCG ATAAACGGAAATCTTCATCCCTTGATTGGACAACTAGGTTTAGAATAGTTACAGGAGTGGCAAGGGGTCTTCTCTACCTGCACGAAGAAGCCCCTGAAAGGATCATTCATAGAGACATCAAAGCTAGTAATATTTTGTTGGATGAACATTTGAATCCAAAGATTTCAGATTTTGGCTTGGCAAGGCTTTTTCCCGGTGAAGACACCCATTTGAACACATTTAGGATTTCTGGTACTCA TGGTTATATGGCCCCCGAATACGCATTGCATGGATATTTGTCTGTGAAGTGTGATGTTTTTAGCTATGGAGTTTTGGTGTTGGAGATTGTAAGTGGAAGAAAAAATCATGACAGCAGCCTTGGTATTGAAAAGGCAGACATCTTGAGCTAT ACATGGATGCTCTATCAAGGAGGAAAGACATTAGATTTAGTTGACCCAACTCTTGGTAAGTGCAATCATGACGAAGCAGCAATGTGCATTCAACTAGGATTGTTATGCTGTCAACAAAGCGTATCAGATAGGCCAGATATGAACTCAGTTCATCTCATGCTTTTGAGTGATTCCTTTACTTTGCCTAGACCTGGTAAGCCTGGGATCCAAGGCCGTCGAGGTCATTGGACAACTACGAGCTCTTCTGCTTTCACtgatactaataataataacgaTACTGCTTTCACTAATACTAATACTAAGACCAAGACCGATCCTAGCAGTGCAAGCGCAGGCATTGCCAGAGTTTCTGGAGGGAATAGTTTTGTTGAGGAATGTTCTAGAAATTCAATGTCCATTTCTTCCATTGATGAAG TAGCAAGCACCATTGGATAA